A region of Veillonellaceae bacterium DNA encodes the following proteins:
- a CDS encoding glycosyltransferase family 2 protein yields MFIGALILIWKYRRMAMQLLSLVVPCFNEEATIQTFYDEVIRYEDEIDAELEFCFIDDGSTDRTIEIFRDLHRKDSRVHYVSFSRNFGKEAGLYAGLSMAKGDYVATMDVDLQDPPALLPDMWRLLHDPIEDYDCVATKRTTRKGEPAIRSFFARQFYKIINKLSKTQIVDGARDFRMMSRQMVNAIVSDGEYNRFSKGIFSWVGFKTKWLSYENIERSAGHTKWSFWKLFQYSVDGILAYTTIPLYLSSVLGIAMCGVSFLALILIFIRALIEGDPVAGWPSLVCIITLLGGLVLMSLGVIGLYIAKIYLETKKRQLYIVREED; encoded by the coding sequence GTGTTTATAGGAGCGCTTATCCTGATTTGGAAATATAGGAGAATGGCCATGCAGTTGTTATCATTGGTGGTGCCTTGTTTTAATGAGGAGGCTACGATTCAGACTTTTTATGATGAAGTCATACGGTATGAGGATGAGATCGATGCGGAGCTGGAGTTCTGTTTTATTGATGACGGAAGTACGGACCGGACCATAGAGATTTTTCGTGATCTTCATAGGAAGGATTCCCGGGTTCATTATGTTTCTTTTTCCAGAAACTTCGGAAAAGAAGCAGGACTTTATGCAGGGCTTTCTATGGCTAAGGGGGATTACGTGGCGACGATGGATGTGGATCTTCAGGACCCTCCAGCCCTTCTTCCGGATATGTGGCGGCTCTTGCATGATCCAATCGAGGATTATGACTGCGTAGCGACGAAGAGAACAACCAGGAAGGGAGAGCCTGCTATCCGCTCTTTCTTTGCCAGGCAATTTTATAAGATCATCAATAAACTTTCTAAAACGCAGATTGTCGATGGAGCAAGAGACTTTCGTATGATGTCTCGCCAGATGGTGAATGCTATCGTGTCGGACGGGGAATATAACCGCTTTTCTAAAGGGATCTTCAGTTGGGTTGGCTTTAAGACGAAATGGCTTTCCTATGAGAATATTGAAAGAAGCGCTGGCCATACGAAATGGTCTTTTTGGAAGCTTTTCCAATATTCGGTTGATGGGATTCTTGCTTATACAACGATTCCTCTGTACCTGTCGTCTGTCCTTGGAATCGCTATGTGCGGGGTATCTTTCCTGGCGCTTATTCTGATTTTCATTCGCGCATTGATTGAAGGCGATCCAGTGGCAGGTTGGCCATCTCTTGTCTGCATTATTACGCTCCTTGGTGGTCTTGTCCTCATGAGTCTTGGTGTCATTGGACTTTATATTGCAAAGATTTATCTGGAAACAAAGAAGAGGCAGCTCTATATCGTGAGAGAGGAAGACTAG
- the wbaP gene encoding undecaprenyl-phosphate galactose phosphotransferase WbaP, whose amino-acid sequence MDSKVQCGMESVKLGKQTGSIFIQGLLFMAGDYMALVLAGVLSLFIRNELITRTVFHVSPAYLYVWVPLVFMAFIFYEGLYSWRYLTYEITKKLIFASLGGIVFAVVLMFFTHVSGDVSRLFVILYGVLAYSLLCVIRVIISKMMKKMSFFQTPVLIVGAGETADVVVQELEKDAGMRYRIVGFLEDHTPKTEYVKSHPILGGFDDLEKVVQNTGVKSVLIAAPGLPQNQLSDLIFRAQSITESIGVVPNLVGVPMTNVSVESFFDQKVMVLRIKNNLALRSNQLIKRVLDVVLSIIGIIVLLPVLAGIAIAVKIDSKGPAVYRSQRVGKNHKAISVYKFRSMVVNADEVLQKVLAENPEARKEFNEYYKLKDDPRITKIGNFLRKTSLDELPQLINVIKGDMSLVGPRPITEKEVPRYEQYIAEYYMVRPGITGLWQVSGRSDISYPERVQMDVWYVHNWEPWLDIVLLWRTVGIVLKGKGAY is encoded by the coding sequence ATGGATTCAAAAGTTCAGTGTGGTATGGAATCAGTAAAATTAGGTAAACAGACAGGAAGCATCTTTATCCAGGGACTTCTTTTCATGGCAGGAGATTATATGGCTCTTGTTTTGGCAGGTGTTTTATCGCTTTTTATTAGAAATGAGCTAATAACAAGAACGGTATTCCATGTATCGCCTGCTTATCTTTATGTATGGGTGCCTTTAGTATTCATGGCGTTTATTTTTTATGAGGGTCTTTATTCATGGAGATACCTGACGTATGAAATAACGAAAAAGCTGATTTTTGCTTCTTTGGGCGGTATAGTCTTTGCTGTCGTTCTTATGTTCTTTACACACGTTTCCGGAGATGTTTCCCGTTTATTCGTCATCCTTTATGGAGTTCTTGCATATAGCCTTCTCTGCGTTATTCGTGTCATCATAAGCAAAATGATGAAGAAGATGAGTTTCTTCCAGACGCCTGTCCTTATTGTCGGAGCGGGGGAAACAGCAGATGTTGTCGTCCAGGAACTTGAAAAAGATGCAGGGATGCGTTACCGTATCGTAGGCTTTTTGGAAGATCATACGCCGAAAACGGAGTATGTAAAATCACATCCCATTCTCGGCGGTTTTGATGATCTGGAGAAGGTTGTCCAGAATACAGGCGTCAAATCTGTACTGATAGCTGCACCGGGGCTCCCTCAGAATCAGCTTTCCGATTTGATTTTCCGTGCACAGTCCATTACGGAAAGTATCGGTGTCGTTCCGAATCTTGTCGGTGTCCCGATGACTAACGTCAGCGTAGAGTCTTTCTTCGACCAGAAGGTCATGGTTCTTCGAATTAAGAATAACTTGGCACTTCGTTCTAACCAATTGATTAAAAGAGTGCTGGATGTAGTTCTTTCTATTATTGGCATCATTGTGCTTTTGCCTGTTTTAGCAGGTATTGCCATAGCGGTCAAAATAGATTCTAAAGGGCCTGCTGTTTATAGAAGCCAGCGAGTGGGAAAGAATCATAAAGCAATCAGTGTCTATAAATTCCGCAGTATGGTCGTCAATGCAGATGAGGTTCTTCAGAAAGTTCTGGCAGAAAATCCGGAAGCGAGAAAAGAGTTTAATGAATACTATAAGTTAAAAGACGATCCCCGCATCACAAAAATCGGAAATTTCCTTCGCAAGACAAGTCTTGATGAACTGCCTCAGCTTATCAATGTCATCAAAGGTGATATGAGTCTTGTAGGGCCAAGACCCATCACGGAAAAAGAAGTTCCTCGATATGAGCAGTATATTGCGGAATATTATATGGTTCGTCCAGGCATTACAGGGCTCTGGCAGGTCAGCGGCAGAAGCGATATCAGCTATCCCGAACGAGTCCAAATGGACGTTTGGTACGTCCATAACTGGGAACCGTGGCTTGATATCGTCCTTCTTTGGAGAACAGTAGGAATCGTATTAAAAGGGAAGGGAGCGTATTAA
- a CDS encoding glycosyltransferase, protein MRIGVNFASVNSINDLNSGIGLFIKQLIDGLIENNAKELVILTSRKMHDYISSLYKYNNIQFEIVPAICEEMPIISKLSREFYFLPKILEQLHLDVYIVPYTKVSTATCAEAQNVLVVHDLPFNWHPEAFSCLRRNIMKKRIGYSLSKADAIVAISKFVKEDIKNTYKDIKEERLHIIGNPVEVSAIPEHVKKRKIILSVNSFFPWKNQITLVKAFDRLKDKIEHDLVLIGYGDPTVLKQYIQERGLDNRIKILQHISDEELYKYYSMAELFVNTSMFEGFGRGNIEAGLMKAPVLSSEGMCLKDVSFGLLRYYAPADDADALAKAIEHYFENPASKEELDATAEKFASEYSSSHIASEYLKIINGLYNSRLSSDE, encoded by the coding sequence ATGAGAATTGGAGTAAACTTTGCGTCTGTTAACAGTATTAATGATTTAAATAGTGGAATTGGATTATTCATTAAACAGTTAATAGATGGGCTTATTGAGAACAATGCGAAAGAATTAGTGATTTTAACTTCTCGAAAAATGCATGACTATATATCTTCACTATATAAATATAATAATATTCAGTTCGAGATAGTTCCCGCAATATGTGAGGAAATGCCTATTATTTCCAAACTAAGTCGAGAGTTTTACTTTTTACCTAAGATTTTGGAACAACTTCATTTAGATGTATATATAGTACCTTATACGAAGGTTTCAACCGCAACGTGTGCAGAGGCTCAAAATGTTTTGGTAGTGCATGATCTTCCTTTTAATTGGCATCCAGAGGCTTTTAGTTGCTTAAGAAGAAATATCATGAAAAAACGTATTGGCTATTCGCTAAGTAAGGCGGATGCAATTGTAGCTATATCTAAATTCGTAAAAGAGGACATCAAGAACACATACAAAGATATTAAGGAAGAACGACTGCATATCATAGGAAATCCGGTTGAAGTTTCTGCTATACCTGAGCATGTGAAGAAAAGAAAAATAATTTTGTCTGTCAATAGCTTTTTCCCTTGGAAAAATCAAATTACATTAGTTAAAGCATTTGACAGATTGAAAGATAAAATAGAACATGATCTTGTTTTAATCGGATATGGGGATCCTACTGTACTAAAGCAATATATTCAAGAAAGAGGTCTTGATAATAGAATAAAAATATTACAACACATAAGTGATGAAGAACTGTATAAATATTATTCAATGGCAGAGTTGTTCGTAAATACATCAATGTTTGAGGGATTTGGCAGGGGGAATATAGAGGCAGGATTAATGAAAGCTCCGGTTCTTAGCAGCGAAGGGATGTGTTTGAAAGATGTAAGCTTTGGGTTGTTGAGATATTATGCACCTGCAGATGATGCAGATGCATTAGCAAAAGCTATTGAACACTATTTTGAAAATCCAGCTTCTAAAGAAGAATTGGATGCTACTGCGGAAAAGTTTGCCTCGGAATATAGTAGTTCTCACATAGCTAGTGAATACCTGAAAATAATAAATGGTCTGTATAATAGCAGATTAAGTAGTGATGAGTAG
- a CDS encoding sugar phosphate nucleotidyltransferase: MGAAKKVSAFKEKPDLETAVNYLKQGNYYWNSGMFMFSIGLMEAELTNYAPEIESISEKGLEETLNHFSEMPDISIDYAVAEKSDRIAVIPMKSIYWNDIGSFDSISEMLEDEEGNVLQGDIVTEDCKQTMILGDKRLITGIGLENLMIVDTPDVLLVARKGESQKVKDLVNELKRKKRTEVSENVTMYRPWGSYTILSEGDGYKVKKISIKPGGSLSLQMHYHRSGHWTVIHGTGQLTLDDKTVIFRENESTYIPIGTRHRLSNPGKIPLEIIEVQNGKYLGEDDIVRFDDKYGRVKK, translated from the coding sequence ATTGGTGCAGCTAAGAAGGTTAGTGCATTTAAAGAGAAGCCCGATTTAGAGACAGCTGTCAATTATCTAAAGCAGGGAAATTATTACTGGAACAGTGGGATGTTTATGTTCTCAATAGGTTTGATGGAAGCAGAATTAACCAATTATGCCCCTGAAATAGAAAGTATTTCAGAAAAAGGCCTTGAAGAGACATTGAACCATTTCTCTGAAATGCCGGATATATCGATTGACTATGCGGTGGCCGAGAAATCTGATAGAATTGCGGTTATTCCCATGAAATCCATTTATTGGAATGACATTGGAAGTTTCGATTCTATATCTGAAATGCTGGAAGATGAAGAAGGAAATGTTCTTCAAGGGGATATAGTAACAGAAGACTGCAAACAAACAATGATCCTTGGTGACAAGAGGCTTATCACGGGGATTGGGCTGGAAAATCTTATGATTGTCGATACGCCTGATGTTCTTTTAGTTGCACGAAAGGGTGAATCGCAAAAGGTTAAAGATCTGGTCAATGAACTGAAACGCAAAAAGAGAACAGAGGTATCTGAAAATGTAACAATGTATCGTCCATGGGGGAGTTATACGATACTTTCCGAAGGGGATGGATATAAAGTAAAGAAAATCTCAATCAAGCCAGGAGGAAGCCTGAGTCTCCAGATGCATTATCATCGCAGCGGACATTGGACTGTCATTCATGGTACCGGGCAATTAACACTAGATGATAAGACGGTTATTTTCAGAGAAAATGAAAGTACTTATATCCCAATTGGAACCAGGCATCGTTTATCGAACCCCGGGAAAATTCCTCTCGAAATCATAGAGGTGCAGAATGGGAAATACCTTGGAGAAGATGATATTGTACGGTTTGATGATAAATATGGAAGAGTGAAAAAATGA